In one Pirellulales bacterium genomic region, the following are encoded:
- a CDS encoding DUF1559 domain-containing protein, translating to MSQSRRGFTLVELLVVITIIGILISLLLPAVNSAREQGRQTTCKNNIKQLAEGCIAHSVQFGYFPGGGWGWGWIGDPQYGSGITQPGGWIFNVLPFIDQQNLHDLQRGQTGAALATAAGQMLSTPLAVLNCPSRRALQTYPTWLTAGDNFCSPNFGSSTPPSAVAKTDYGCNAGDNAEEPGAVWNDNQGSADYNDDAGPGKYADGISSSAMQSWQSIAKASTGIIYPGSQIPPESVTDGLSNTYLIGEKYLPPDDYTNGQDGGDNENAYMGFNADVGRWGGPGLAPSQDTPGYSNNNIFGSAHTNGFGMAMCDGSVRTIAFTVDLTTHDRLANRHDGQPIDQSKY from the coding sequence GCGGTGAACTCCGCCCGCGAACAAGGCCGCCAGACGACGTGCAAGAACAACATCAAGCAATTGGCGGAAGGCTGCATCGCCCACTCGGTGCAGTTCGGATATTTCCCCGGCGGCGGTTGGGGATGGGGCTGGATCGGCGATCCGCAGTATGGGTCGGGCATAACGCAGCCGGGCGGTTGGATTTTTAACGTCCTGCCGTTCATCGACCAGCAGAACTTGCACGACCTGCAACGCGGCCAGACCGGTGCCGCGCTTGCCACCGCGGCCGGACAAATGCTCTCGACGCCGCTGGCCGTTCTGAATTGCCCCAGCCGGCGGGCATTGCAAACCTATCCGACGTGGCTCACGGCCGGCGACAATTTTTGCAGCCCGAACTTCGGCAGCAGCACTCCGCCCTCCGCGGTCGCCAAGACCGACTACGGTTGCAACGCCGGCGACAACGCCGAGGAGCCGGGCGCGGTATGGAACGACAACCAAGGTTCAGCCGACTACAACGACGATGCCGGCCCCGGCAAGTATGCCGATGGAATCAGCTCTAGCGCCATGCAAAGTTGGCAGTCGATTGCCAAAGCATCCACCGGCATTATCTATCCGGGAAGCCAAATCCCTCCGGAGAGCGTCACCGATGGATTGAGCAACACCTACTTGATCGGCGAAAAATACCTCCCGCCCGACGACTACACCAACGGCCAAGACGGCGGCGACAACGAAAACGCCTACATGGGCTTCAATGCCGATGTCGGCCGTTGGGGCGGCCCCGGCCTCGCTCCCTCGCAAGACACGCCCGGCTACAGCAACAACAACATCTTCGGCAGCGCCCATACAAACGGCTTCGGCATGGCCATGTGCGACGGCTCCGTGCGCACGATCGCCTTCACGGTCGATCTCACGACCCACGACCGGCTGGCCAATCGCCACGACGGCCAGCCCATCGATCAATCGAAGTACTAA